One segment of Sesamum indicum cultivar Zhongzhi No. 13 linkage group LG4, S_indicum_v1.0, whole genome shotgun sequence DNA contains the following:
- the LOC105160334 gene encoding uncharacterized protein At4g00950 produces MMVLEVDDHCEPNSTPKLSLSKLPCKPREPIQMLTPPLHPSVSIPFHWEEVPGKPRATVEEAEAPPSAAAATSKNKAARCLDLPPRLLHDDAKITITPSPLDGPYVGRSLSLACTFSFRKEGPVTAGREEGLRHTKRSSSRVFGCRQWGSFKDEEKLPRGSFDLSHSLGEILKSEKNVKVTRIRRRRRSFFNFSTINSNLMEICASFKQVVAWKRRR; encoded by the exons ATGATGGTTTTAGAAGTAGACGATCACTGTGAACCCAACTCTACACCAAAACTTTCTTTATCTAAGCTTCCATGCAAGCCAAGAGAGCCCATACAAATGCTAACGCCACCGCTCCATCCATCGGTTTCAATCCCATTCCACTGGGAGGAAGTCCCCGGAAAGCCTAGAGCCACCGTGGAGGAGGCGGAGGCTCCGCCTTCCGCCGCCGCAGCAACGTCCAAGAACAAGGCAGCCAGGTGCTTGGACCTGCCTCCAAGATTGTTGCATGATGATGCCAAAATTACCATAACGCCCTCGCCATTGGACGGGCCTTACGTCGGCCGGTCCTTATCCCTCGCATGCACCTTCTCCTTCCGGAAAGAGGGGCCGGTGACGGCGGGGCGGGAGGAAGGGCTGAGGCACACGAAAAGGAGCAGCAGTAGAGTCTTTGGTTGTCGACAGTGGGGGAGCTTCAAGGATGAGGAAAAGTTGCCCCGGGGCAGTTTTGACCTTTCACACTCATTAGGTGAGATACTCAAGAGTGAGAAGAATGTGAAGGTCACAAGAAttaggaggaggaggaggagctTCTTCAATTTCTCTACCATCAATTCTAACTT GATGGAGATTTGTGCAAGTTTTAAGCAGGTCGTTGCGTGGAAGCGTAGACGGTAA
- the LOC105160335 gene encoding myosin heavy chain, striated muscle gives MDEKGVSGSFIFISEENIDSLYPMLFGVSCAFFALRLLPEPEMCDGKWSEIRNRMLKGSAHLLGLLLWRVQREEAKSGQLLQKLENAQKQIQELKKRRSEEAKANEKVVSIVAAREQSWFDERRKLRQQIAALMNELRVVEMKKEKSISELNEKLKENEAILQLKDKSFEEGEQKRREIEEKVKAAENLVDELRENVKREAQRHSSELSRHKTAIIELVSNQRQLEAELGRAVRQVEAAKQELDSVLEQKEQSIVMTQRLSIELLKMRKDLEQKDQILSAMLRKSKLDTAEKQMLLKEVKSSKAKNKQAELETARWKAVSEPKHERQSLRNMFAKHVDVKSDVRKGVEVFSLVSDPYLTEGTDKTQSVADVDHLENWEDSESHKIAMEERHNLEIDAFAEQLSIKDEKLEAFRWRLLSTEIESKRLQSHIEGLDQEITQLRQENMKLEALLLDRNAELHSLKEQLVLQFNPPNLQKLNFNSINHDTVWSKVKVIKRKPGQKRQELKAIAEGISQAVEDKKVDDMPANEQVKDIVLTLQNPHKELQEGKVAAMEPDHLRRESIDSDDIANAETSTSLGQGPSRKTTSTWKMDIHALGVSYKIKRLKQQFLMLERLTGKQENSENNNGYSGVKGFHALTSLLNKQVDRYQSLQGKTDDLCQRMHEKNLNLNGGLAIARTEDETKKLEQFLEETFQLQRYIVATGQKLMEVQTKIASGLVGYVEKIEKPESFDVERFADSIFREVQRGLEVRISRIIGDLEGTLACDGIIHLKR, from the exons ATGGATGAAAAGGGTGTCTCAGGTtccttcatttttatatctGAGGAGAACATTGATAGCTTGTATCCGATGCTTTTTGGCGtttcttgtgcattttttGCTCTTCGGCTCTTGCCGGAGCCTGAAATGTGTGACGGCAAATGGTCCGAAATAAGAAATAGGATGCTTAAGGGAAGTGCCCATCTGTTGGGATTGCTCCTTTGGAGGGTTCAAAGGGAGGAGGCTAAAAGTGGGCAGCTTCTTCAAAAGCTGGAGAATGCCCAGAAACAGATACaagaattgaagaaaagaagaagcgAAGAGGCAAAAGCAAATGAGAAAGTTGTTAGCATAGTTGCTGCCCGAGAGCAGAGCTGGTTTGACGAGAGAAGGAAACTCAGGCAGCAAATTGCTGCTCTTATGAATGAGTTGAGAGTTGTTGAGATGAAAAAGGAGAAATCTATTTCTGAATTGaatgagaaattgaaggagaatgaagCTATTTTGCAGTTAAAGGATAAGTCCTTCGAGGAAGGAGAGCAGAAGAGAAGGGAGATAGAAGAAAAAGTTAAGGCGGCAGAAAATCTTGTGGATGAGTTGAGAGAAAACGTAAAACGTGAAGCTCAACGCCATTCTAGTGAACTATCGAGACATAAGACGGCAATTATTGAGCTTGTATCAAATCAGAGGCAGCTTGAAGCAGAGTTGGGTCGGGCCGTTAGGCAAGTTGAAGCAGCAAAGCAAGAACTTGATTCGGTACTGGAGCAGAAAGAGCAGTCTATCGTGATGACCCAAAGATTATCTATTGAGCTTCTGAAAATGCGCAAGGATTTGGAACAGAAAGATCAGATTTTGTCAGCCATGCTGAGGAAGTCCAAATTAGATACAGCAGAGAAACAAATGCTGTTAAAGGAAGTGAAATCGTCAAAGGCCAAGAATAAGCAAGCCGAGTTAGAAACAGCAAGATGGAAGGCGGTTTCTGAGCCTAAACATGAAAGACAGTCATTGAGAAATATGTTTGCTAAGCATGTAGACGTGAAGTCAGATGTTAGGAAAGGGGTAGAAGTTTTTTCCCTTGTATCTGATCCATATTTGACCGAGGGAACTGACAAAACAC AGTCAGTAGCTGATGTTGACCACTTGGAGAATTGGGAGGACTCAGAGTCACACAAGATTGCAATGGAGGAAAGACATAACCTTGAAATAGATGCTTTTGCAGAGCAACTGAGCATCAAAGACGAAAAGTTAGAAGCTTTCCGCTGGCGTTTGTTGAGCACAGAAATAGAATCAAAGAGGTTGCAGTCACATATTGAAGGGCTTGATCAAGAAATTACACAGCTCAGGCAGGAAAATATGAAGTTGGAGGCCCTTTTGCTGGACCGCAATGCTGAATTACATTCACTAAAAGAGCAGTTGGTTTTGCAGTTCAATCCTCCAAATCTCCAAAAATTGAACTTCAATTCAATAAACCACGATACAGTGTGGTCGAAAGTAAAGGtcattaaaagaaaaccaGGGCAGAAAAGGCAAGAACTGAAGGCAATAGCTGAGGGAATTTCTCAAGCAGTGGAGGACAAAAAGGTGGATGACATGCCAGCTAATGAACAGGTCAAGGATATAGTTTTGACACTTCAAAATCCACATAAGGAGTTGCAAGAGGGTAAGGTTGCTGCAATGGAGCCAGATCATTTGCGGCGAGAAAGTATCGACTCAGATGACATTGCAAATGCTGAAACATCTACATCATTAGGCCAAGGACCAAGTAGGAAAACAACTTCAACCTGGAAGATGGATATTCATGCACTTGGAGTTTCCTACAAGATCAAGAGACTCAAGCAGCAATTCCTCATGCTTGAGAGGTTGACAGGAAAGCAGGAAAACAGCGAAAACAACAATGGGTATTCTGGAGTGAAAGGGTTTCATGCACTTACATCCCTTCTGAACAAACAAGTTGATCGTTACCAGTCGCTTCAGGGTAAAACTGATGATCTTTGCCAAAGAATG CATGAGAAaaacttgaatttgaatgGAGGATTGGCCATTGCTAGAACAGAGGATGAAACCAAAAAGCTGGAGCAGTTTCTTGAAGAGACCTTTCAATTACAGAGATATATAGTTGCAACGGGGCAAAAGCTAATGGAAGTGCAAACCAAGATTGCCTCTGGGCTTGTTGGTTATGtagaaaagattgaaaagCCAGAGAGCTTTGACGTGGAGCGATTTGCTGATAGTATCTTCCGAGAAGTTCAGAGGGGCCTTGAAGTCCGGATATCTCGAATTATCGGGGATCTTGAGGGAACCCTGGCATGTGACGGTATTATACATCTCAAAAGATAG